The Neodiprion virginianus isolate iyNeoVirg1 chromosome 5, iyNeoVirg1.1, whole genome shotgun sequence genome contains a region encoding:
- the LOC124306260 gene encoding mast/stem cell growth factor receptor Kit-like, with product MDVMSGHRRALLMIITLLSGCLILADGYLNIEVWASPGEPAALTCGLLGSFANFGWRKVAGQPTSEENLRKLTKTWRFNETYSRMGLYFTNVLEEDDGIYECWAKDHKNLTKRSERRLVVHPVVSLEQISVAALDASRIGVTWSFLGYLGSQYEKFDIQIQKNGSLEWHLVYARTTPTFDRVFVATACNPDTAYWFKFTLIFKANIGMHVFSRWTKTSKKDPVYVPLVSVKETSVDSITIEWSKPPREIESILNFYRVWMYKTGISGEKHMEKMSWTKKKKYVKFENLTTSVSYKFKLDVCSGYDRDRQLYPSSWSEDVVPKDRDPKFTPDVSVIETGVASITIAWNAPPTDLQDRVYYYKLALSTENLTNKSLYVNKTENSHKFEDLLVNKTHRFKVAACSDYKTQCGNWSEEKEAFTYITSMDSRSGVQDETWLITGAIATLLVIVVVTIAAWNFRRKALKRKLIKARLEYFNFGAPIPLDPELAVSDQAELLPYNKKWEFPRDFLKLDEVLGSGAFGVVRKAQAKTICPRETVTTVAVKTVRPTANLNCMKALLRELRILVYLGQHLNIVNLLGACTKNIDLGELLVIVEYCRYGNLHDYLVRRRVNFIDQLNDSGEEICVSAAREDAIKVDDVGTNTDKRFDGDSTIVNCSNNVTSKSTDAGVVDCSPSVSLTELNAPLKYPGDRTDFNSRPTSTHDLVCWAWQVSCGMQYLGAKKIIHGDLATRNILLADDNVVKICDFGLSKSLREEENQKSTENGPLPVKWMAIESLRDRVFSTKSDVWSFGVVLWELFSLARTPYPLIRPEDMCRKLAEGYRMEKPPYAPRSIYQMMLRCWKAEPSERPSFEKLTINIAELIEEQVKTFYLDLGNPYTKIYADIWKRERETAISAEESGTIGEDSQ from the exons ATGGACGTCATGTCGGGGCATCGTCGAGCCCTGCTGATGATAATAACATTACTATCTGGTTGTCTCATTTTGGCTGACGGTTATTTAAATATCGAAG TTTGGGCGAGTCCAGGGGAGCCAGCAGCTCTAACATGCGGCCTGCTGGGATCTTTCGCTAACTTTGGGTGGCGAAAAGTCGCCGGGCAGCCGACAAGCGAAGAGAACTTGAGGAAACTCACCAAAACTTGGCGCTTCAACGAGACGTATTCAAGAATGGGTCTGTATTTCACAAACGTCTTGGAAGAAGACGACGGAATTTACGAATGCTGGGCAAAAGATCACAAAAACTTGACTAAACGCAGTGAGCGTAGATTAGTTGTCCATCCCGTGGTATCATTAGAGCAGATTTCTGTCGCTGCTTTGGATGCAAGTAGGATTGGTGTCACATGGAGTTTCTTAGGCTATCTTGGCAGTCAATATGAGAAGTTTGACATACAAATCCAGAAAAACGGTTCACTTGAATGGCATCTAGTGTATGCAAGAACGACTCCCACCTTCGATCGTGTCTTTGTTGCAACAGCGTGTAATCCAGACACAGCCTACTGGTTTAAATTTACTCTGATATTCAAAGCAAACATTGGGATGCATGTTTTTTCGAGGTGGACAAAGACTTCTAAGAAAG ATCCTGTATACGTACCACTCGTTTCGGTTAAGGAAACGTCTGTCGATTCAATAACGATTGAATGGTCGAAGCCACCGAGGGAGATTGAAAGTATTTTAAACTTTTATCGAGTGTGGATGTACAAGACAGGCATCAGTGGTGAAAAACACATGGAGAAGATGTCAtggactaaaaaaaaaaaatatgtgaaattcGAGAATCTGACAACTTCAGTCTCTTACAAATTTAAGTTGGATGTGTGCTCCGGTTATGACCGTGATCGACAACTTTACCCCTCTTCCTGGTCGGAAGACGTCGTGCCGAAAGACAGAG ACCCGAAATTCACCCCGGATGTTTCGGTAATCGAAACGGGTGTCGCTTCAATAACGATTGCGTGGAATGCACCGCCGACGGACTTGCAAGACCGCGTTTATTACTATAAATTAGCGTTGAGCACTGAAAACTTGACCAACAAATCACTGTACGTGAACAAAACCGAGAATTCCCACAAATTCGAAGATCTTCTGGTGAACAAAACTCATCGATTCAAAGTAGCAGCCTGCAGCGATTACAAAACGCAATGCGGTAATTGGAGCGAGGAAAAAGAAGCTTTTACGTACATCACAAGTATGG ATTCCAGAAGTGGGGTACAAGATGAAACATGGCTGATTACGGGAGCAATTGCTACTCTACTCGTCATCGTCGTTGTAACGATAGCGGCTTGGAACTTTCGCAGAAAG GCATTGAAACGAAAGTTGATCAAAGCAAGACTAGAGTACTTCAATTTCGGGGCCCCGATTCCTCTGGATCCAGAATTGGCTGTGAGCGATCAGGCCGAGTTACTGCCGTACAACAAGAAATGGGAATTCCCGCGGGATTTCTTGAAACTTG ACGAAGTATTAGGAAGCGGTGCATTCGGCGTAGTGAGGAAGGCACAGGCAAAGACGATCTGCCCACGCGAAACAGTCACGACAGTTGCGGTCAAGACGGTTCGACCGACGGCCAACCTGAACTGCATGAAGGCCCTTCTTCGCGAACTCAGGATTCTCGTTTACTTGGGTCAACATCTGAACATTGTCAACCTTCTCGGCGCGTGcacaaaaaatattgatttgg GCGAACTCTTGGTCATCGTCGAATACTGCCGGTACGGGAATTTACACGACTACTTGGTACGACGCAGAGTCAACTTCATCGATCAATTGAACGATTCCGGAGAAGAAATATGCGTTTCGGCTGCCCGTGAAGACGCGATCAAGGTCGATGACGTTGG TACAAACACGGACAAACGTTTCGACGGCGATTCGACAATAGTCAACTGCTCGAATAACGTTACTTCCAAGTCTACGGATGCTGGAGTGGTCGACTGTTCCCCGAGTGTCAGTTTAACGGAACTCAACGCGCCGTTGAAGTATCCAGGTGATCGGACGGATTTCAACTCAAGGCCGACGAGCACGCACGACTTGGTGTGTTGGGCTTGGCAGGTTTCTTGTGGCATGCAGTATCTCGGCGCGAAAAAG ATCATACACGGTGACTTGGCAACGAGAAATATACTTCTTGCCGATGACAACGTGGTAAAGATCTGTGACTTTGGTTTGTCAAAGTCTCTTCGGGAAGAAGAGAATCAGAAGAGCACGGAGAATGGTCCTCTCCCCGTCAAGTGGATGGCCATCGAGTCGCTCAGGGATCGAGTGTTTTCTACCAAATCGGACGTCTGGTCTTTCGGCGTCGTTTTGTGGGAACTGTTTTCTTTGGCGAGAACTCCTTATCCCCTGATAAGACCTGAGGATATGTGCCGAAAACTAGCCGAAGGTTATCGTATGGAGAAACCGCCGTACGCGCCGAGAAGCAT TTACCAAATGATGCTTCGTTGCTGGAAAGCGGAGCCGTCGGAACGACCGTCGTTCGAAAAGCTGACCATCAACATAGCCGAGCTGATTGAAGAGCAGGTGAAAACG TTTTATCTGGACCTGGGCAATCCGTACACCAAGATTTACGCTGATATCTGGAAACGCGAGAGAGAGACTGCGATAAGCGCGGAAGAATCGGGCACCATCGGAGAAGATTCACAATGA
- the LOC124306266 gene encoding glucose dehydrogenase [FAD, quinone]-like, which translates to MEIVPERNTSVSQLIVQWAYTGIRFALSNGTMIGFLTFLELLIVLRRPDIVDKDNRVRIVSVEEMLGSYDFVIIGGGSAGAVLANRLSENSNWTILLLEAGNDEGVISDVPSLALYLQHTEVDWGFKIENSSTYCKGMVNNQCNWPRGKALGGSSVINYLIYVRGNRKDYDQWEELGNSGWGYDDVLPYFKKAENVSIPDLRASPYHGTTGYLTVERARYKHPIAGYFLNASFEMGYSEVDVNGETQTGFMYPQATVRNGLRCSSAKAYLRSTAGRENLHVRTGALVTKILVNETTKTAYGVEFVRENMTYTVRAKKEVILSAGTIQSPQLLMLSGIGPKEHLEEVGIRVILDSPGVGKNLQDHVGIGGLTYLIDPPYDSSTSTLSEVEQFLAERNGSLYDISFGEVIGFTNSRYANSSLDFPDLQYFLWSSAFNGNSELTKNAFGLKDDLYETLYSNIINKDAYSIIPFILHPKSRGYVKLRDNNIVHHPLIVPNYFDNPQDLEILAEAADFIYNFSLTSTMQELNASVSSNLIPDCAHLEFPSRDYWRCYARFYTLTIYHATSTCKMGSENDEMAVVNQRLKVHGINGLRVVDASIMPNIVSGNTNAPVIMIAEKAADLIKEDWNSH; encoded by the exons ATGGAAATTGTTCCCGAAAGAAACACATCTGTATCCCAACTGATTGTTCAGTGGGCATACACTGGTATCCGTTTTGCTTTGTCCAACGGGACCATGATTggatttttaacatttttggAACTTTTGATAGTCCTCCGGCGACCTGACATTGTCGACAAAGACAACAGAGTACGTATCGTTTCGGTGGAAGAGATGCTTGGCAGTTATGACTTTGTAATAATCGGAGGAGGATCTGCAGGAGCCGTACTCGCTAACAGATTAtcggaaaattcaaattggacTATCCTGCTATTGGAGGCTGGGAACGATGAAGGAGTTATCTCTGACGTACCTTCACTGGCTTTATATCTTCAGCACACCGAAGTCGACTGGggattcaaaattgaaaattcgtcGACCTATTGTAAAGGCATGGTCAACAATCAATGCAACTGGCCCAGAGGTAAAGCACTCGGAGGGAGCAGCGTCATTAATTATCTGATATACGTTCGTGGCAATCGAAAAGATTACGACCAATGGGAGGAGTTGGGAAATTCCGGATGGGGATACGACGATGTTTTACCATACTTCAAAAAAGCGGAAAACGTATCCATCCCTGATCTCCGCGCATCTCCTTATCATGGGACCACTGGCTATTTGACTGTTGAACGAGCAAGATACAAGCATCCGATTGCAGGCTATTTTCTGAATGCTAGTTTTGAAATGGGTTACTCTGAGGTGGATGTGAACGGAGAGACGCAGACGGGATTTATGTACCCGCAAGCCACTGTGAGAAATGGCCTTAGATGCAGCTCGGCAAAAGCCTATCTGCGTTCCACAGCTGGAAGAGAAAACCTCCATGTGCGCACGGGTGCTTTGGTCACTAAGATTCTCGTGAATGAAACCACAAAAACAGCTTACGGTGTTGAATTTGTCCGAGAAAACATGACGTACACCGTTCGTGCAAAAAAAGAGGTAATACTCTCAGCGGGCACTATTCAATCGCCTCAACTCCTAATGCTCTCAGGAATCGGTCCTAAGGAACACTTAGAAGAGGTCGGCATTCGGGTTATTCTGGATAGTCCAGGAGTTGGGAAAAATCTTCAGGATCATGTGGGGATTGGAGGACTTACCTATCTGATTGATCCGCCGTATGATTCATCAACATCGACTCTTTCGGAAGTAGAACAATTCCTGGCTGAGCGAAACGGCTCGTTATATGACATATCCTTCGGCGAAGTTATAGGTTTCACCAATTCCAG GTATGCTAACAGTTCCCTCGATTTTCCTGACCTCCAGTATTTTCTCTGGTCATCGGCTTTCAATGGAAACAGCGAACTTACCAAGAATGCGTTTGGTCTCAAAGATGATCTTTACGAAACCTTATATTCGAATATCATCAACAAGGATGCCTACAGTATAATCCCATTTATATTACACCCGAAGAGCAGAGGCTACGTCAAGCTGAGAGATAATAATATCGTACACCATCCACTCATAGTTCCGAATTACTTTGATAACCCACAAGATTTAGAGATTCTG GCGGAGGCAGCCGATTTCATTTACAATTTCAGCCTTACGTCGACTATGCAGGAATTGAATGCCAGTGTCAGCTCCAACTTGATCCCGGATTGTGCTCACTTGGAATTTCCATCTCGTGACTATTGGCGCTGCTACGCAAGATTCTATACATTGACGATTTATCACGCTACTTCCACTTGTAAAATGGGCTCTGAAAATGACGAAATGGCTGTGGTGAACCAACGCCTCAAGGTTCACGGTATAAATGGTCTCCGTGTTGTGGACGCTTCCATAATGCCAAACATAGTGTCCGGTAATACCAATGCTCCAGTTATTATGATCGCTGAAAAGGCAGCAGATCTTATTAAGGAAGATTGGAATAGTCACTAG
- the LOC124304825 gene encoding glucose dehydrogenase [FAD, quinone]-like has translation MTPVQQILRYPTFTYPRIRTALTKRTVTAIITVLQFLIMLLRPDIVDKDNSVRIDSTAELLNSYDFVIIGGGSAGSVLANRLTENANWTVLLLEAGNAEGVVSDAPALALLLQNTNSDWAFRTEPSSTYCQGMINKQCNWPRGKVLGGSSVLNYNLYIRGNRRDYDQWRDFGNDGWGYEDVLPYFKKSENISIPDLRESPYHGTAGHLTVEHLKYEHPITSYFLNATSELGYSVVDVNGKTQTGFMRTQATTRNGLRCSTAKAYLRSAADRKNLHISTNSLVHKILIDKTTKTAYGVEFVRENMRFTVRAKKEVILSAGAIQSPQLLMLSGIGPRENLEDLGIEVIRNSPGVGQNLQDHVAIGGLASLIEPPYNLSESIISQAEEFMVEKTGQLYDIPICQVIGFVKTSYANSSLDFPDIQFFLGSNAENTQSLLVKSALGLTDVFYNDIYTGIKDRNAYGAIPVLLHPKSRGYIKLRSANITQHPIIVPNYFSDPYDLDVLIEGVTFAYNLSQTSTMKKFNARPNSNVIPECAHLNFSSRYHPTSTCKMGPVDDEMAVVDSRLRVHGVNGLRVVDASIMPTIVSGNTNAPIVMIAEKASDLIKEDWNKTAYVDDLNSSSNT, from the exons ATGACGCCAGTCCAACAAATACTTCGATATCCCACCTTTACATACCCGAGGATCCGCACCGCTTTGACCAAGAGGACAGTAACCGCAATCATCACCGTATTGCAATTTCTAATAATGCTTCTGCGACCAGATATAGTTGACAAAGATAACAGCGTACGTATCGACTCGACAGCAGAGCTACTCAACAGTTATGACTTTGTGATAATCGGTGGAGGATCCGCGGGATCCGTACTTGCTAACAGATTAACGGAAAATGCAAACTGGACCGTTTTGCTACTGGAGGCTGGGAATGCTGAAGGAGTTGTATCTGACGCACCTGCGTTAGCCTTACTCCTTCAAAACACGAATTCTGACTGGGCATTTAGAACCGAACCTTCATCGACCTACTGCCAAGGCATGATCAACAAGCAATGCAATTGGCCCAGAGGTAAAGTACTTGGAGGAAGCAGCGTCCTCAATTACAATCTGTATATACGAGGAAATCGAAGAGATTATGATCAATGGAGAGATTTTGGAAATGATGGATGGGGATACGAGGATGTTTTAccttatttcaaaaaatccgaaaatatCTCAATACCCGATCTCCGTGAATCGCCGTATCATGGAACCGCTGGCCATTTGACAGTTGAACACTTGAAATATGAACATCCTATTACGAGCTATTTTCTGAATGCCACTTCTGAACTAGGCTACAGTGTGGTAGATGTGAACGGTAAGACCCAGACTGGATTTATGCGCACGCAAGCTACAACTAGAAACGGCCTTCGATGCAGCACGGCTAAAGCCTATCTGCGATCCGCAGCTGATAGGAAAAACCTACACATTAGTACGAATTCTCTGGTCCATAAGATTCTCATCGATAAAACGACAAAAACAGCTTATGGAGTTGAATTTGTTCGAGAAAACATGAGGTTCACCGTTCGTGCAAAAAAAGAGGTAATACTCTCAGCGGGCGCGATTCAATCGCCTCAACTGCTAATGCTCTCAGGAATCGGTCCGCGAGAGAACCTAGAAGACCTTGGCATTGAGGTTATTCGCAACAGCCCAGGAGTCGGGCAAAACCTTCAGGACCATGTGGCGATTGGTGGGCTCGCTTCTCTGATTGAACCACCGTATAATCTTAGTGAGTCAATTATATCACAAGCAGAAGAATTTATGGTGGAAAAAACGGGTCAATTGTATGATATACCTATCTGCCAAGTGATTGGTTTCGTCAAAACCAG tTATGCTAACAGTAGTCTTGATTTTCCGGACATCCAATTCTTTCTTGGCTCAAACGCTGAAAATACTCAAAGCCTGCTCGTTAAAAGCGCTTTAGGGCTCACAGACGTCTTTTACAATGACATATACACGGGAATAAAAGATCGGAATGCCTACGGTGCAATACCAGTATTACTGCATCCGAAAAGCAGAGGTTACATCAAGCTGAGAAGTGCTAATATCACGCAACATCCAATCATAGTTCCCAATTATTTCAGCGACCCGTATGATCTAGACGTTTTG ATAGAAGGAGTCACATTCGCCTATAACCTCAGCCAAACTTCGactatgaaaaaattcaacgcaCGTCCCAACTCCAACGTGATTCCAGAGTGTGCCCACTTGAATTTCTCATCAC GGTATCATCCTACTTCCACTTGTAAAATGGGACCTGTTGACGATGAAATGGCTGTAGTAGATTCACGCTTGAGGGTCCACGGTGTGAATGGTCTTCGAGTTGTGGACGCCTCCATTATGCCAACCATAGTATCCGGTAATACCAACGCTCCAATTGTTATGATCGCCGAAAAGGCATCGGATCTTATCAAGGAAGATTGGAATAAAACTGCTTACGTTGACGATTTAAATAGTTCTTCAAACACTTGA